One genomic window of Solanum dulcamara chromosome 12, daSolDulc1.2, whole genome shotgun sequence includes the following:
- the LOC129875657 gene encoding uncharacterized protein LOC129875657 yields the protein MSNSKSSFHPGLAVSNIKNHVSITLKMENNVGSPVANDRLVLQLVSVLTKPYQGVATFICQYDPLPQFYQAHSILTLEEAGRAKKAAQSSFAALVARSSEGPLDVPDNSSSNRNSNDGKKNHNRRNNGGKYSDNNGGRGGGKGAANNSGNIGSGCPLGGGNSRSTGQ from the exons ATGTCTAACTCcaaatcttcctttcatcctGGTCTTGCTGTATCCAACATCAAGAATCATGTTTCCATCACTCTTAAAATGGAGAAC AATGTCGGCTCCCCGGTTGCTAACGATCGACTAGTTCTTCAACTGGTCTCTGTCCTTACCAAGCCCTACCAAGGTGTGGCCACTTTTATTTGCCAATATGACCCGTTGCCTCAATTTTATCAAGCCCATTCGATTCTCACTCTTGAAGAGGCTGGCCGTGCTAAGAAAGCGGCCCAAAGCTCCTTCGCTGCCTTAGTTGCTCGCTCGTCCGAGGGTCCTCTTGATGTTCCTGATAATTCCTCTTCCAACCGCAATTCTAATGATGGGAAGAAGAACCACAACCGAAGAAATAATGGGGGAAAATATAGCGACAACAATGGTGGTCGTGGAGGCGGCAAAGGAGCTGCCAACAACAGCGGTAATATAGGCAGTGGTTGTCCGCTGGGAGGCGGCAACAGCCGCAGCACTGGGCAGTAG